In Diorhabda carinulata isolate Delta chromosome 6, icDioCari1.1, whole genome shotgun sequence, a single genomic region encodes these proteins:
- the LOC130895214 gene encoding uncharacterized protein LOC130895214 has translation MLSICLFAVVWWSSIAYGQEEVLLDFPLGSLKGKTRTTINGVKIYSFQGIPYAEPPVGQYRFQATKEKEPWEGVLDATIERSICLQMTYDHVEGSEDCLFINIFTPQNPTSNASLPVMAFIHGGGFIEGSSVDVNYGPDHLMNYGVIYVTFSYRLGPFGFFSTGDDVIPGNAGLKDQVLALKFLNKYIGYFGGDPNKITIFGQSAGAASVHYHVLSPLSKGLFRAGICESGSALSAWANQKNQTEISYNLAKIINPNFANYKASSSEVYEYLKNLPAETIDRAAHQIYLLENPSDMQIQNGVYFGPVIENEHEGAFVTKPMYELLKNGEINDVTLLLGVSTEEMLSTVSDLEGLKNTTITFQNNLELLVPKKLNAEISDIPVIAQKIKDFYSPYLDFTVDTRQLIKYLSDQCFARSIIKSAELEAEWHDVYLYEFAYHGVLGGFTDTSVNGFSDDVRHGEEISYLLRRNYEGLNTTDLTKYPSRDQTVQKRFITLFTNFAKYLNPTPKQDDLLQNLIWPKVHPNNLHYLAIGAWMEIRSNPKENMYKFWNDIFSQYGHEPFISYFPRYINLDGNVFQIKMFGSTSMLLVVFLLLGVVCDTYGDDHKSIIVKTKNGDVKGFYGEKSHANGSRTLYWFRSIPFAEPPVGELRFEPPVPKKNWDGVLDVTENGSPCLQGANPVVGDENCLFVKISTGRKPHINNKLPVLVWIYGGAFYSGSVDFDDHSPDYLVDEDILIVGVHYRVGIWGFISTGDLVSPGNNGIRDQILALKWIKENIQYFGGDPNRITIWGQSAGAASVAYLLQTEQTQGLFHRAILNSGSSLSAWALSKQVPTAVTNVAKKFKVSTASSTTIVEGLKQIDAAQLQTATASVMQRLLVLSNPLQGLVFTPVIEPDHPNAVITGQSHQLLKEGKFHNVPILTGYNSLEGYVDDLPTIFRLWISKYDLNNALLVPDDMNSKTTGRLYLGSKIKMNYFSLFPISITSTRLMRFVADSQMEKPILEAINLYSAHTNVYAYHFSYEGPLYGRTNRTVHGVGHTEELGYLFDLGHSGSEADYLTRDRLVRLWTNFCKYGNPTPQQDSLLNNVIWPSNRGISSMDDLEYLEVDKTLSVTRLPNKNNMVFWKNIYETYGNPPYSTY, from the exons ATGCTTTCAATCTGTTTATTTGCCGTTGTTTGGTGGAGCTCTATTGCT TACGGGCAAGAAGAGGTTCTGTTGGATTTCCCACTAGGATCTCTTAAAGGAAAAACAAGAACAACAATAAATGGCgtgaaaatttattcttttcaagGTATACCGTATGCCGAGCCCCCTGTTGGGCAATACAGGTTCCAG GCAACGAAAGAAAAAGAACCATGGGAGGGTGTTTTAGATGCAACGATCGAAAGAAGCATTTGTCTTCAAATGACTTACGATCACGTGGAAGGCAGCGAAGATtgtctttttataaatatattcactCCTCAA aatccTACATCTAATGCGAGTCTACCAGTAATGGCGTTCATCCACGGAGGAGGATTCATAGAAGGTTCATCAGTTGACGTTAATTACGGTCCTGACCATTTAATGAACTATGGCGTGATATACGTCACATTTAGTTATAGGTTAGGACCATTCG GTTTCTTTTCAACTGGAGACGATGTCATACCAGGAAACGCAGGATTGAAGGATCAAGTATTagctttaaaatttttaaacaaatatatcgGATATTTCGGTGGAGATCCtaataaaataactatatttGGACAAAGCGCAGGTGCGGCTTCAGTACATTACCACGTTTTAAGCCCGTTATCTAAAG gttTATTTAGAGCTGGAATTTGCGAGAGCGGGTCGGCGTTGAGCGCATGGGCGaaccaaaaaaatcaaaccgaaatttcttataatttagcaaaaataataaacccTAATTTTGCAAATTACAAAGCTAGCTCCTCGGAAGTTtacgaatatttgaaaaacttgcCTGCAGAAACAATCGACAGAGCTGcccatcaaatttatttattg GAAAATCCTTCTGATATGCAAATTCAAAACGGTGTATATTTTGGACCGGTGATTGAAAACGAACATGAAGGTGCTTTCGTAACAAAGCCTATGTatgaacttttaaaaaatggtgaaattAATGACGTTACGTTGCTTTTAGGAGTTAGTACAGAAGAAATGTTATCAACTGTTTCAG ATCTAGAGGGCTTAAAAAACACAACGATTACTTTTCAAAACAATCTCGAGCTACTCGTACCTAAGAAACTAAATGCGGAAATATCAGACATACCTGTAATtgcacaaaaaataaaagatttttattcgCCTTATTTAGATTTCACAGTTGATACCAGACAATTAATcaaa TATCTTAGCGATCAATGTTTCGCAAGGTCAATTATTAAATCTGCAGAATTGGAAGCGGAATGGCATGACGTATATTTGTACGAATTTGCATATCATGGTGTTTTAGGAGGATTCACTGACACATCAG TTAACGGTTTTTCTGATGATGTCAGGCACGGAGAAGAAATTAGTTATCTTTTGAGACGTAATTATGAAGGTTTGAATACAACAGATCTTACTAAATATCCATCAAGAGATCAGACTGTACAAAAGAGGTTTATTACGTTGTTTACCAATTTTGCAAAATACtt aaaCCCCACACCCAAACAAGATGATTTATTACAGAACTTGATTTGGCCCAAAGTACATCCCAACAATTTACATTATCTTGCCATTGGAGCGTGGATGGAAATTAGGAGTAATCCTAAAGAAAATATGTACAAGTTTTGGAACGATATATTTTCCCAATATGGACATGAACCatttatatcttat TTTCCTCGATATATAAACCTAGACggaaatgtttttcaaataaaaatgttcggTTCGACATCGATGTTGTTGGTAGTATTTCTGCTCCTCGGGGTAGTTTGCGATACTTATGGCGACGATCATAAATCCATAATAGTGAAAACCAAGAACGGTGACGTGAAAGGGTTCTACGGGGAAAAGAGTCACGCAAACGGAAGTAGAACTTTGTACTGGTTCAGAAGTATTCCTTTCGCAGAACCGCCAGTAGGGGAATTGAGATTCGAG CCTCCGGTTCCGAAAAAAAATTGGGATGGTGTGTTAGATGTTACAGAAAACGGATCCCCTTGTCTTCAAGGTGCAAATCCTGTTGTAGGAGATGaaaattgtttgtttgtgaAAATTTCGACTGGTAGA aAACCACATATCAACAACAAACTCCCAGTTTTGGTTTGGATATATGGAGGAGCATTCTATTCTGGATCTGTCGATTTCGACGATCATAGTCCCGACTACCTCGTCGACGAAGACATTCTAATAGTAGGAGTGCATTACAGAGTAGGAATTTGGGGATTTATATCTACTGGCGATTTAGTATCTCCTGGAAACAATGGTATTCGTGATCAAATATTAGCTTTAAAATGGATTAAGGAGAATATTCAGTATTTCGGTGGAGATCCGAATAGAATTACTATATGGGGACAAAGCGCTGGAGCCGCTTCTGTCGCGTATCTGTTACAAACAGAACAAACTCAAG ggCTCTTCCATCGAGCTATACTAAATTCTGGGTCATCTCTTAGTGCTTGGGCGTTGAGCAAACAAGTTCCCACAGCTGTTACAAACGtggcaaaaaaatttaaagtcaGTACTGCAAGTTCAACGACGATTGTTGAAGGTTTGAAGCAAATAGATGCTGCCCAACTACAAACTGCAACAGCTTCAGTTATGCAAAGA TTGTTGGTATTGAGTAATCCCCTTCAAGGTTTAGTTTTTACGCCGGTAATAGAACCTGATCACCCAAATGCTGTCATAACTGGGCAATCTCACCAATTGTTGAAAGAAGGGAAATTCCACAATGTTCCTATTCTAACGGGATACAATTCCTTGGAGGGATACGTCGATGATTTACCGA CTATTTTCAGGTTATggatatcaaaatatgatttgaataaTGCTCTACTTGTTCCTGATGATATGAATTCGAAAACTACTGGTAGATTATATTTAGgatcaaaaatcaaaatgaattacTTCAGTTTATTCCCAATTTCAATTACATCAACCAGATTAATGAGA tttGTGGCTGATTCCCAAATGGAAAAACCCATTCTCGAAGCTATCAATCTTTATTCAGCCCATACTAATGTCTACGCTTATCACTTTTCCTATGAGGGTCCTTTGTATGGTCGAACAAATAGAACTGTTCACG gtGTTGGTCATACTGAAGAATTAGGTTATCTATTCGATTTGGGACATAGCGGATCCGAAGCTGATTATCTTACTAGAGACCGTTTAGTAAGATTATGGACGAATTTCTGCAAATATGGTAATCCGACTCCACAGCAGGATTCGCTGTTAAACAACGTCATATGGCCTTCTAATAGAGGAATTTCGTCGATGGACGATTTGGAATATTTAGAAGTTGACAAAACTCTATCGGTCACCAgattaccaaataaaaataatatggtattttggaaaaatatttacgaGACTTATGGAAATCCACCATATTCTACTTATTAA